Within Candidatus Rokuibacteriota bacterium, the genomic segment AGGCCAAGCTCCTCAGGGTCCTCCAGGAGGGCGAGATCGAGCCGCTGGGCGGGACCCGGACCCGGACGGTGGACGTGAGGATCCTGGCGGCGACCAACCAGGACCTGGCCGGGCTCGTCCAGGAGCGACGCTTCAGGGAGGACCTCTACTACCGGCTCAACGTCATCACGATCCAGCTCCCGCCCCTGAGGGAGCGGCCCGAGGACATCGTCCCCCTGGCCGAGCACTTCCTCCGCCTCTCCGCGCGCCGGGCCCGGAAAGCCTTCCAGGGCCTGAGCCCCGAGGCCCTGGCCCTGCTCGCGAGGTACCGCTGGCCGGGGAACGTGCGCGAGCTCGAGCACGCCGTCGAGCGCGCGGTGATCCTCGCCCCCGGGCCCGAGATCACGGCCTCGGACCTCGGCCTCTACCC encodes:
- a CDS encoding sigma 54-interacting transcriptional regulator; protein product: AKLLRVLQEGEIEPLGGTRTRTVDVRILAATNQDLAGLVQERRFREDLYYRLNVITIQLPPLRERPEDIVPLAEHFLRLSARRARKAFQGLSPEALALLARYRWPGNVRELEHAVERAVILAPGPEITASDLGLYPGARGQALAGPPQVPPAEFERERILKALERAHGNQSEAARALGINRTTLWRKLKEHGIEARSGA